Within the Candidatus Reidiella endopervernicosa genome, the region ATTGGCCCCTGGAATAACGCCCACCTCAGCCTTAAGCCTTTGTGAGGTAATATGTGCAGTCCGATAACCACCCCATAATATCCACACAGCGCACACTGTAACCGCAGCTAGAGAAGATGCAGCTCACACCAACAATCATTCACGTCGATACCGACATCATCGTTATTGAAAAACCAACGATGCTGCTCTCGGTACCCGGTCGCGGAGAAGACAAACAGGACTGCGTCGTTTCGCGTCTTGCCATCGACTACCCAGAGGCGCTGATTGTGCATCGACTCGACTGGGAGACCTCTGGCCTGATGGTTCTGGCCAGAAACAGAGAGGCACATCGAGAGCTCAGCCGGCAGTTTCAGGACCGGGAGGTTGAGAAGCAGTACATCAGTATCGTCTATGGAAGCCCCCCCGAGGATCATGGCTCGATCGACCTGCCACTACGCTGTGATTGGCCCAATCGACCGCGTCAAATGGTCGACCATAAACAGGGAAAAGCAGCACTCACTCACTGGCGAGTGCTTTCAAGAGATAACGATCGAAGCCGCATCGAACTCACACCCGTGACGGGTCGTTCGCATCAGCTCAGGGTGCACCTGCTTTCCATCGATAACCCCATCCTCGGTGATCAGCTCTACGCCCACGAAGAGGCATTGCAGATGGCTAACCGTTTAATGCTGCACGCCACATCACTAAGTTTTCGCCACCCTTGCAACCGCTCACTGCTGTCATTCGACTCCCCCCCCTTCTAGTAGGGTTGGCGTCACAACAACACATAATCGATAGAACGCCACAATGATCATCTCCAGAGAGAAGAACTTCATCTTTTTCTGTAACGGAAAAACAGGAACCACGAGCATCGAATTCGCACTCAAGAAGTGTGGAGATAAGCCAAGAGAGGGAAAGCCGTTATTAAAAAAGCACTTCACACCATCAGAAGCAAAGCATCTAATTCCAATTGAGCAGTGGGAGAGTGCCTTTAAATTTGTGTTTGTAAGAAACCCCTACGACTGGTTTGTTTCGCAGTGGTTTCACAACTTCAGAACCAAATACAGACCCGACACTAACAACCCGATACTTAATACCCTGCTGCGCGCAAAAAAGTTTCGGCGTGGATTTAAAAAAAAGATGGGACGCAGAAGACACACTCTGACTTCAAAAACACTCTTCACCGCTGATGACGTTAGATTTCTTCACGACTTTCTTACAACCCACTTTTACAGATCACCACAAAACAACACATCTTTTCAGGGACGATACATCGTGGATCCTGAGAACAATCAGCTCGTCGATTTCATTGGTCGATACGAATCTCTACAAGAAGATTTCGATTACATCACCAATAATATTGGCGTCGAGGTCACACTACCTCTGATCAACTCATCCTCTCACCTCGACTACAGAAGTTATTTCACAGAGGAATCTGCCAACGAGGTCTATAACCTTTGGAAAAAAGACTTCGAGATCCTCGGTTATTCAAAGAACCTTGATGACAAACAACAGACAACAGCGAAAACATCATGAAAAAATCGGTCATCTCTGCAGCTGCCAGCTATGTACCCGACAAACTCGAGGTTTTCCTGCGTTCAGCGTACGACGCTATGCCAGATACCGAAGTGCACCTTATTGTCACTCCAGAGGCCACCGCATTTGAGCACACACTCAAAGGATTCAACCCCAACACTCGACT harbors:
- a CDS encoding RluA family pseudouridine synthase — encoded protein: MQLTPTIIHVDTDIIVIEKPTMLLSVPGRGEDKQDCVVSRLAIDYPEALIVHRLDWETSGLMVLARNREAHRELSRQFQDREVEKQYISIVYGSPPEDHGSIDLPLRCDWPNRPRQMVDHKQGKAALTHWRVLSRDNDRSRIELTPVTGRSHQLRVHLLSIDNPILGDQLYAHEEALQMANRLMLHATSLSFRHPCNRSLLSFDSPPF
- a CDS encoding sulfotransferase family 2 domain-containing protein, producing the protein MIISREKNFIFFCNGKTGTTSIEFALKKCGDKPREGKPLLKKHFTPSEAKHLIPIEQWESAFKFVFVRNPYDWFVSQWFHNFRTKYRPDTNNPILNTLLRAKKFRRGFKKKMGRRRHTLTSKTLFTADDVRFLHDFLTTHFYRSPQNNTSFQGRYIVDPENNQLVDFIGRYESLQEDFDYITNNIGVEVTLPLINSSSHLDYRSYFTEESANEVYNLWKKDFEILGYSKNLDDKQQTTAKTS